The Bartonella sp. HY328 genome contains the following window.
TTGGTTGTCATTTTATTCTATTAAGTGCAAAAAATTTAATCATTTTATGGGGCTTGAAACGACTTTAAACGTAAAGTGGCTATATTTTGTGAAAATACTTTATTCATTTATCTATAAGATTATTTTGGCAAAAAAATGTAAATTAAATTTCAGTTGAACTTTTTATAACCAAATAAACAAAAACAATATAATCTTAAACTTCCCACGGTATGAGAATTGTTTTAAGATCGCATAAATAGATTAGACAGTTGGAGTTAACAAATGAGCAAGACGGTTAGAGTTAATTTGGGCGAACGTAGCTATGATATTTTAATTGGCTCTAATCTTATTAATTCATGCGGTGAGCTAATCTCGTCACGGTTTAAAGGCGTAAGAACAGCCATTGTAACTGATAGCAATGTTGCAAAAATCCATCTTAAAACGGTGGAGGATAGTTTAAAGCAAGCTGGTATTGATAATACATCCATCATTGTTGATGCGGGAGAAAAATCAAAATCCTTTCCTGTTTTACAAAAAGTTGTCAGTGATATTCTTGACGCCAAATTAGAGCGCGGCGATATGGTTTTGGCGCTTGGCGGCGGCGTTGTTGGTGATTTAACTGGTTTTGCTGCTGGCATCGTTCGCCGTGGCATGGGCTTTATCCAAGTGCCAACCTCGCTTTTGGCGCAAGTTGATTCTTCAGTTGGCGGTAAAACTGGCATTAATACAGCACATGGAAAAAACTTGGTTGGCGTTTTTTATCAGCCAGAACTCGTGCTTGCTGACACCGAGGTGCTTGACACATTAAGCAAACGCGAATTTCGGGCTGGATATGCCGAGGTTGTTAAATATGGGCTTATTAACCAACCGGATTTTTTTGAATGGTTGGAAAAAAATTGGCAAGGCGTTTTTGCAGGTGGCAGCGAGCGGGTTAGTGCAATTGCCCGTTCATGCCAATCAAAGGCCGATGTTGTTGCCCGTGACGAACGCGAGTCGGGGGAGCGTGCTTTACTTAATTTAGGCCATACATTTGGCCATGCTTTAGAAACTGCTACCCATTATGATAGTAGCCGACTTGTTCACGGTGAAGGAGTGGCGATTGGCATGGTACTTGCCTATGAATTTTCAGCAAAATTAAATCTTTGTGCGCCGGAAGTGGCTTTACGCGTGCGTGCGCATTTAAAAGAAGTGGGCCTACCGACAGATCTTGGTGATGTGGCAGGCGGCTTGCCTGATGCAGAAACCTTAATGGGCTTTATCGCACAAGATAAAAAAGTTGAACGTGGCGCCTTAACATTTATCCTCACGCGGGGGCTTGGCCAGTCTTTTGTGGCAAAAAATATCGCAACTTCTGATGTTTTAGCCTTTTTACAAGAAAAACTTGCCAAAATTTAACAATCGCTAGTTGATCCTTCAATCGTTATTGGTTAAGAGAAAGGCATCAATGTCCACGTAGCTCAGTAGGATAGAGCACAGGATTCCTAAAAATTGGGCGTTGCAGCTGGGAAACCCTGCAACGGATCTGCTCAAATTCGGGGAAAGCTTTATTGTTGCGATTTGTCCAACAATGTGCCAATCCCGAGCCAAGCTTTCAATGTTTTAGCGCAAGCTAACAATTATTGAAAGAAGGTGTAGAGACTGGACGGGCAGCACCTAAAGGTTAAATGTAATGTTTACCAATGGTGAAGGGACAGTCCAGACCACAAACATAGATGATCCATCTATGGCGATGAAAATCGTAGTGGTATGAATCCTGGGGTCGGGGGTTCGAATCCCTTCGTGGACACCATAACCTCTTTGTATCATGCAATTTATTGTTTTTATTGAATTTTTTAAGTTGATGGCAAAAAGATATAAGGTTAGGGCTTAGAGTTAAAACTTTCCCTAAAGGCATTTGATGGACGCATTTTTTTATGGCCTCGCAAATGGGCTGAGTTTTTTAGTAGTGATTGGTGCGCAAAATGCCTTTATTTTGAAGCAAGGATTAAAGCGCGAATATGTTTTTATTTTATGCTTAACCTGCGCCTTATCCGATGCTTTATTGATTGCCTTTGGTGTAACTGGCTTTCACGTCGTTTTACAAAGCCTACCTTGGATTGAACCGTTAATGCGGTGGGGTGGTGGTTTATTTTTGCTGTGGTATGGTAGCAAAAGTGCAATTGCAGCCTACAGAGCTAATGGAAATATGGAACTTGGCAGCACGCAAAAAATATCCCTTGCAAGTGCTGTTTTAACCTGCCTTGCTTTAACATGGCTTAACCCGCATGTTTATCTTGATACAGTGGTTTTGCTTGGCACTGTCTCCACCCAATTTGCCCCTCATCAATATTTATTTGGGCTTGGTGCGGTGATAGGTTCATTTTTATTCTTTTTTGGTCTCGGGTTTGGCGCTCGTTTTTTACGGCCAATTTTTAACAATTCTCGTTCATGGCAAATACTTGATAGCATTATTGCACTTATCATGTGGGCTATTGCGATAAAGCTTTTATTTTTTTGAAATTAAATGCTTGTTTATTAGCAGTCAATTTGCTGAGATAGCGCATAGCTTTTTAAGTGAACCATGTTATATGGCCGCCGACTGTGATTATACTATTGGTGATTAGATATGCCAACCATTACAAGCAATGAAAATGGTATTGATATAACTAAGGCTCCTTATTGCCTTTTTCTTGGTGGCTGGATGTGCAACCAAAGCAAAGATGGTATCTTTGTTTATGATATGAGACACAGCAAAACTATAACTGAAAACTAGCAAAATCTATCTTACTTTTTGCGCATGCTCGCTTATCAACCTATAAAACAGCTATTGGCTAAACAATTATTGGCGATGCAATATTATAGGGATTGCCCAGATAATCAGCGCAATAATAATCATCAGGATTAAAGCTGTTGCCATGCGTATAAAATCGAAATTAATCGCATCGCTTGGGAAAAATAAACCAGCTACAGTCCCAGCAAAATTTAATATCATTTGAGCAAGTTCGCGTAACATGGCCACCTCCATCATCTTTAAATTATAATACGCCTTTTAAATCATTCTAACAAGCTATTAAATCAACATTGAAGAATGGGGGCAAAACTGCAAATTTAATATATTGGTGGTAGTTTCGGCAAGCTCGGCTGGTTTAGCGCCAGACCACTAATCAAATAACTTTTCGTTAAAATAACATTGCGAACGATCATAGGGCGATAAAAGCGTGATTTGTAATTATTATAATTAAGTTGGGGCAATCTGTCTTATTTACGTATTTAGCCTCTAGAAATGTTTTAAAAGATATGCCATCCTTATTATTAAGCAGGAAAAAACATTTTTCCATCTTGCTGCGGGAGAGAATTTTTCAATAAATCGCCGAAGGGGAAAACCGCCCGTAATCTCTCAGGCAAAAGGACCGCAGCTAAGATAAAGTAACTCTGGAAAGTCGGGGGAAACCTCGCGCCGAAGGTGTAAGTGGATTTCTCCACGAGTCTCTCAGGCTCTCGACAGAGGGGCACAATAGTAATCTGCCTATCATGAAGATAGCGCGGACATTGTGTTTTGGTATGCGGGCAAGAAAATAAAAACTCTTTCCCAGGTGCCAGCCTTTTATGGGAGAGATTATGGGTGACATTGATAGCAATCTAAAAGAATTGCCCCTTAAAGCCATGCATGAAGCAGCCGGTGCAAAATTTGGTGGCTTTGCTGGTTGGCATATGCCAATCACCTATCCACTTGGGGTGATGAAAGAACATTTGCATACACGATCAGCAGTTGGGCTTTTTGATATTTCACATATGAAGCTTATCTTAGTTGAGGGGCCGGACGCCGCCAGTTTTTTAAATCATGCAGTACCACTTGATGCAGGCGCGCTTAAGCTTGGCCAGTCGCGCTATAATTATCTTTTAAATGATAAGGCTGGCATTCTTGATGATCTTATCATCACGCGCCTTGGTGACACGCGCTTTATGGTGGTTGCCAATGCTGGTAACGCCGATGCCGATATTGCAGAATTGCAAAAACGTCAAAGTGGTTTTAATTGCACAATTACGCCGCTTGATCGCGTATTCCTAGCATTGCAGGGGCCGCAAGCAATTAATGTTATGAATGATTTGGGTTTGCCTGGTACAGATCTTACTTTTATGCATGGTTTGTTAACCGATAATAATTGGTTCATTACGCGTTCTGGTTATACGGGTGAAGATGGTTTCGAACTTGCTATACCGCTTGATGACGCAAAAGCTATTGCGGAAAAATTAATTAATGACCCACGCGTTGAGTGGATTGGCCTTGCTGCACGTGATAGTTTACGCCTTGAAGCAGGTCTTTGCTTGCATGGACAGGATATTACCCCTGAGCTAAATCCAATTGAGGCCGGTATCACTTGGGCGGTTACCAAAGCTGTGCGCGAAAAGGCCGATTTTATTGGTGCTAAAGCGTTTCTTGAGCTTCTTGCTGAAGGCCCTGCCAAAAAACGCGTTGGCCTTGCCCCGCAAAGCCGCCAACCAGTACGCGCTGGCGCTGAACTTTTTGAC
Protein-coding sequences here:
- the aroB gene encoding 3-dehydroquinate synthase, whose amino-acid sequence is MSKTVRVNLGERSYDILIGSNLINSCGELISSRFKGVRTAIVTDSNVAKIHLKTVEDSLKQAGIDNTSIIVDAGEKSKSFPVLQKVVSDILDAKLERGDMVLALGGGVVGDLTGFAAGIVRRGMGFIQVPTSLLAQVDSSVGGKTGINTAHGKNLVGVFYQPELVLADTEVLDTLSKREFRAGYAEVVKYGLINQPDFFEWLEKNWQGVFAGGSERVSAIARSCQSKADVVARDERESGERALLNLGHTFGHALETATHYDSSRLVHGEGVAIGMVLAYEFSAKLNLCAPEVALRVRAHLKEVGLPTDLGDVAGGLPDAETLMGFIAQDKKVERGALTFILTRGLGQSFVAKNIATSDVLAFLQEKLAKI
- a CDS encoding LysE/ArgO family amino acid transporter, translating into MDAFFYGLANGLSFLVVIGAQNAFILKQGLKREYVFILCLTCALSDALLIAFGVTGFHVVLQSLPWIEPLMRWGGGLFLLWYGSKSAIAAYRANGNMELGSTQKISLASAVLTCLALTWLNPHVYLDTVVLLGTVSTQFAPHQYLFGLGAVIGSFLFFFGLGFGARFLRPIFNNSRSWQILDSIIALIMWAIAIKLLFF
- the gcvT gene encoding glycine cleavage system aminomethyltransferase GcvT; amino-acid sequence: MGDIDSNLKELPLKAMHEAAGAKFGGFAGWHMPITYPLGVMKEHLHTRSAVGLFDISHMKLILVEGPDAASFLNHAVPLDAGALKLGQSRYNYLLNDKAGILDDLIITRLGDTRFMVVANAGNADADIAELQKRQSGFNCTITPLDRVFLALQGPQAINVMNDLGLPGTDLTFMHGLLTDNNWFITRSGYTGEDGFELAIPLDDAKAIAEKLINDPRVEWIGLAARDSLRLEAGLCLHGQDITPELNPIEAGITWAVTKAVREKADFIGAKAFLELLAEGPAKKRVGLAPQSRQPVRAGAELFDQDGTKIGIVTSGGFGPSFDAPVAMGYLPTQFATIGTEIYTDVRGKKIAVLVHALPFVPQNYFKG